In Lactococcus paracarnosus, a genomic segment contains:
- a CDS encoding acetate kinase has product MSKTIAINAGSSSLKWQLYEMPEETVIAKGLIERIGLPESVSTVSFAGDKQVVTKAIHNHTEAVSILMNDLKALKIIEHFSEIKGTGHRVVAGGELFNSSVLLTDEIANQIEALSDLAPLHNPANVAGIHAFRALLPSATHVAVFDTAFHSTMPQVAFRYPVPNAYYDQYAVRKYGAHGTSHMYVAQKAADYLGKAPEELKLITAHIGNGGSLTAIAGGKSIDTSMGFTPLAGIMMGTRTGELDASIIPYIMAKTGITDVAEVIDIFNKKSGLAGISELSSDMRDIIKERDAGDEKATLAFDMFVNRIQKYIGQYLAVLNGADAIVFTAGIGENSVDVRKAVIDGLSWFGLDIDDSKNVVGADGIISTPNAKVKVLVIPTDEELVIARDVEKLK; this is encoded by the coding sequence ATGTCAAAAACAATCGCAATCAATGCAGGTAGTTCAAGTTTGAAATGGCAACTATACGAAATGCCAGAAGAGACAGTCATTGCTAAAGGCTTGATTGAGCGTATCGGGCTACCAGAATCTGTTTCAACCGTTAGTTTTGCTGGTGATAAACAGGTCGTGACGAAAGCTATTCATAATCATACAGAAGCTGTTTCTATCTTGATGAATGATTTAAAAGCTTTGAAAATAATTGAACATTTTTCAGAGATTAAAGGGACAGGTCATCGTGTTGTTGCAGGAGGTGAATTATTTAATTCATCAGTTTTGTTGACGGATGAAATTGCTAATCAGATTGAAGCGTTAAGTGATCTTGCCCCCCTTCATAATCCAGCAAATGTCGCTGGTATCCATGCCTTTCGTGCCTTGCTACCTAGCGCAACCCATGTTGCTGTTTTTGATACTGCTTTCCACTCTACTATGCCACAAGTTGCTTTTCGTTATCCAGTACCAAATGCTTATTATGATCAGTATGCAGTGAGAAAATATGGGGCACATGGTACAAGTCACATGTATGTTGCTCAAAAAGCAGCAGACTATCTTGGTAAAGCGCCCGAGGAGCTTAAGTTGATTACGGCACATATCGGTAATGGTGGTAGTTTGACTGCAATTGCTGGTGGGAAATCTATTGATACCTCTATGGGCTTTACGCCACTTGCAGGTATTATGATGGGGACACGTACTGGAGAATTAGATGCCTCTATTATCCCTTATATTATGGCTAAAACAGGGATTACTGATGTTGCTGAAGTTATTGATATTTTTAATAAAAAATCTGGATTAGCAGGTATCTCTGAGCTATCTTCAGATATGCGCGACATCATCAAAGAACGAGATGCAGGGGATGAAAAAGCGACACTTGCCTTTGATATGTTTGTCAATCGTATCCAAAAGTATATCGGTCAATACCTTGCTGTCTTAAATGGGGCAGATGCCATCGTCTTTACAGCAGGTATTGGTGAGAATTCAGTAGATGTTCGTAAGGCAGTCATCGATGGCTTATCATGGTTTGGTCTTGACATCGATGATAGTAAGAACGTCGTAGGGGCTGATGGTATCATTTCAACACCTAATGCTAAGGTCAAAGTACTTGTCATTCCGACAGATGAAGAATTAGTCATTGCGCGTGATGTTGAAAAACTTAAATAA
- the pyrH gene encoding UMP kinase, with amino-acid sequence MSQVKYKRVLIKLSGEALAGERGVGIDIATVEEIAKELKEVHDLGIEIALVIGGGNLWRGEAAAAAGMERVPADYTGMLGTVMNALVMADALERAGVITRVQTAINMQQLAEPYVRGRALRHLEKERIVIFAAGTGSPYFSTDTTAALRAAEIGADAILMAKNGVDGVYNDDPRTNAAAIKFEELTHIEVLKQGLKIMDSTASSLSMDNNIDLVVFNLNETGNIKRVVLGEHIGTTVSN; translated from the coding sequence ATGTCTCAAGTAAAATATAAACGTGTGCTCATCAAACTATCAGGAGAAGCGCTAGCTGGAGAACGTGGCGTTGGTATCGACATTGCAACTGTTGAGGAAATCGCCAAAGAATTAAAAGAAGTTCATGATCTGGGTATTGAGATTGCCTTAGTGATTGGCGGCGGTAACCTGTGGCGTGGTGAGGCAGCCGCTGCAGCGGGTATGGAACGTGTCCCAGCAGATTACACAGGAATGTTAGGAACTGTCATGAATGCCCTCGTTATGGCAGACGCGCTTGAACGTGCTGGTGTGATCACCCGTGTACAAACGGCGATTAATATGCAACAACTGGCTGAGCCATATGTTCGCGGACGTGCTTTACGTCATCTTGAAAAAGAACGTATCGTCATCTTTGCAGCTGGAACGGGATCACCTTATTTCTCAACTGATACGACAGCAGCACTCAGAGCAGCTGAAATCGGAGCAGATGCCATCTTGATGGCCAAAAATGGCGTTGATGGTGTCTATAATGATGATCCGCGTACCAATGCAGCAGCCATCAAATTTGAAGAGTTAACACATATCGAAGTCTTGAAACAAGGCTTGAAGATAATGGATTCGACAGCATCAAGTTTGTCTATGGACAATAATATTGATCTTGTCGTCTTCAACCTAAACGAGACTGGTAATATCAAACGTGTTGTCCTAGGAGAACATATTGGGACGACTGTTTCAAATTAA
- the frr gene encoding ribosome recycling factor: MANEIVTNATTRMRQSIDSLQREFGSIRAGRANASLLDRITVEYYGAPTPLNQLAGISVPEARVLLITPFDKTVIKDIESALNSSDLGINPQSDGNVIRLVIPALTEERRKDLAKEVKKTAEGGKVAVRNIRKDAMNDAKKSEKAKEITEDDLKTLEKDIQKATDDAVKEIDQHTANKEQELLTV; the protein is encoded by the coding sequence ATGGCAAACGAAATCGTAACAAATGCAACTACTCGCATGAGACAATCTATTGACAGTTTACAACGTGAATTTGGTAGTATTCGTGCAGGTCGTGCAAATGCAAGTCTACTTGACAGAATCACTGTTGAGTACTACGGTGCACCAACACCATTGAACCAATTAGCAGGTATTTCTGTCCCTGAAGCACGTGTTTTATTGATCACACCGTTTGATAAGACTGTGATTAAAGACATCGAATCAGCCTTGAATTCGAGTGATTTAGGAATTAATCCACAATCAGATGGTAATGTTATCCGTCTTGTCATTCCAGCATTGACTGAAGAACGCCGTAAAGATCTGGCTAAAGAAGTTAAAAAGACAGCTGAAGGTGGCAAAGTAGCCGTTCGTAACATCCGTAAAGATGCTATGAATGATGCTAAAAAATCTGAAAAAGCAAAAGAAATTACTGAAGATGACTTAAAAACGCTTGAAAAAGATATTCAAAAAGCAACTGATGATGCTGTGAAAGAAATCGATCAGCATACAGCGAATAAAGAACAAGAGCTTTTAACAGTTTGA
- a CDS encoding CvfB family protein, with protein MSELNNLIATMVTGKITDENEQNYYIQKEGLIFRLPKDELSFSIGDEVTGFAYTDKSGKQCLTLTTPTATRDTYGWGTVTDVRKDLGVFIDVNIPEKDVVVSIDVLPEMKELWPKKGDKLYVKLDVDNKDRIWGEIAYPETFIEISGKAFDNMQNQNVQAIVYRNKLSGSFVYLPEHNMLGFIHPNERFFEPRLGQVLDARVIGYREIDRTLNLSLKPRAYEMLDADAQLIVTYLEQQGGHMPLYDKSSPDAIMATFAISKGQFKKALGGLMKQKKIKQDETGTTLI; from the coding sequence ATGTCAGAATTAAATAACTTAATTGCAACGATGGTGACGGGTAAAATCACAGACGAAAATGAGCAAAATTACTACATCCAAAAAGAGGGACTCATTTTCAGATTGCCAAAGGATGAGTTAAGCTTCAGCATTGGTGATGAGGTAACAGGATTTGCTTATACAGATAAGTCAGGTAAACAATGTTTGACCTTAACAACGCCAACTGCAACACGTGACACATATGGTTGGGGGACAGTAACAGATGTCAGAAAAGACTTGGGTGTCTTTATTGATGTTAACATCCCTGAAAAAGATGTCGTTGTATCGATCGACGTGTTGCCAGAGATGAAAGAATTATGGCCTAAAAAAGGTGATAAGTTATACGTTAAGCTAGACGTTGATAACAAAGACCGGATTTGGGGTGAGATTGCTTATCCTGAAACCTTTATCGAGATATCAGGCAAGGCTTTTGATAACATGCAAAACCAAAATGTACAAGCCATTGTCTACCGAAATAAACTATCAGGTAGCTTCGTCTATTTGCCAGAGCATAACATGCTCGGGTTTATCCATCCAAACGAACGCTTTTTTGAGCCAAGACTTGGACAGGTACTGGATGCGCGTGTCATTGGCTATCGCGAGATTGATAGAACCTTAAACCTTAGCTTAAAACCACGTGCCTATGAGATGTTAGATGCGGATGCCCAATTAATCGTCACTTATTTGGAGCAACAAGGTGGTCATATGCCCCTTTATGATAAATCGTCACCTGATGCGATCATGGCAACCTTTGCTATCTCTAAAGGTCAATTTAAAAAGGCACTCGGTGGCCTGATGAAACAAAAGAAAATCAAACAAGATGAGACAGGAACGACATTAATATGA
- the msrA gene encoding peptide-methionine (S)-S-oxide reductase MsrA has translation MSQERAIFAGGCFWCMVQPFEELPGILSVISGYTGGTTENPTYESVLSHQTGHTEAVEIIFDNTLVSYASLVELYWTLTDPTDAFGQFQDRGDNYRPVIFYDTEAQKEIAQASKANLQASKRFDKEIVVTIEASQTFWPAEAYHQGFYKTNPARYAMSAQLRHDFLKKQWGNS, from the coding sequence ATGAGTCAAGAACGCGCAATTTTTGCAGGCGGCTGCTTCTGGTGCATGGTGCAACCCTTTGAGGAGTTGCCAGGTATCCTGAGTGTCATCAGCGGCTATACCGGTGGTACAACAGAAAACCCAACTTACGAGTCTGTCTTGTCACATCAGACGGGGCACACAGAAGCTGTTGAGATTATCTTTGACAACACGCTTGTGAGTTATGCCAGTCTAGTTGAGTTATACTGGACCTTAACAGATCCAACTGATGCTTTTGGTCAATTTCAAGACCGTGGTGATAACTATCGCCCTGTCATTTTTTACGATACCGAAGCACAAAAAGAGATCGCACAAGCAAGTAAAGCAAACCTGCAAGCTTCAAAACGGTTTGATAAAGAGATCGTTGTGACGATCGAGGCGAGTCAGACATTTTGGCCGGCAGAGGCCTATCATCAAGGGTTTTATAAAACAAATCCTGCAAGATATGCCATGAGTGCCCAGTTAAGACATGATTTTCTCAAAAAACAGTGGGGGAATTCATGA
- a CDS encoding YozE family protein, with amino-acid sequence MSFYTFLMKHRAYKEVDEVTKLANLVYEDSTFPKQASDFDVISSYLETHANFAFNLSIFDEIWELYLAN; translated from the coding sequence ATGAGTTTTTACACGTTTTTGATGAAACATCGTGCCTATAAAGAAGTTGATGAAGTCACTAAACTTGCTAATCTAGTCTATGAAGATTCGACCTTTCCAAAGCAAGCATCTGATTTTGATGTCATATCAAGTTATTTAGAAACACATGCTAATTTCGCCTTTAACCTATCGATATTTGATGAGATTTGGGAACTTTATCTAGCCAACTAG
- a CDS encoding WXG100 family type VII secretion target: MAQISVTPEELKEQAQVYVRSKEEIELAIQNVNRMNDTIAQEWKGAAFEAYLEQYNQLYVNVQKFEDLLADINQQLTRYADTIAERDAQDAQSFGF, from the coding sequence ATGGCACAAATTAGTGTAACCCCAGAAGAACTAAAAGAACAAGCACAAGTCTATGTACGATCAAAGGAAGAGATTGAGCTAGCGATTCAAAATGTGAACCGTATGAATGATACGATAGCCCAAGAATGGAAAGGTGCAGCGTTTGAAGCCTACCTTGAACAATACAACCAACTGTACGTAAATGTTCAAAAATTTGAGGATTTACTTGCGGATATTAACCAACAGTTGACGAGATATGCTGATACGATTGCTGAACGTGATGCACAAGATGCGCAAAGTTTTGGCTTTTAA